TAAACGCTTAAGCCGTACCCAGCAAAAAGGCTCTTTCAGACGTACTACAGATGCATTTGAAATGGCAACTGCCGTATTGTTCTTTTCATCCGTGCAACACTGGGGTTTAACACCCGATAATATGACAGGAGAGCCGGAATACCTGCTGGATTTTATCCGGAATATACCCACCACCTGGGATGAAACCCGCCTGATCGATGGATATCCGGGTAAATACTGTGTAATAGCAAGACGCAAGGGAACCAAATGGTATGTAGCCGCAGTGAACGGAGAACCGGAAGAGAAGACATTGACAATCGCACTGCCTATGCTGGCAAATAAAGAAGTATCTATCATTAAAGATGGGGAGGGGCAATCCTCCACACTACAAAAACAAAAAATAGGTTCAACGATCACGCTTACCTTGAAAAAAGCCGGTGGCGCTGTACTGTTTAACTAAAAAGCGGGGCTTTAGGCCCCGTTTTTTTATGCCTTCAATGTGTCCAGGTAGTATTTGAGCTGCTTAAGATATAGCGTATACGGACTCCTGCTATTTGCCAGCTTCCCAAAGTTACGCACCCCCCAATAACCAGACATTACAAACATCGTCACCTGTTTTGCATTCACATCCTTCCGTATCGTCCCGCTTTTCTTTCCTCTCTCAACAGTAGCGATCATCAACTTTGTCCATTGTTCTGTCACTTCATTCAATACATTGTTAAAATCCTCATTCCAGGGGCACATTTCACTAGCCAGGTTAGCCACAGGACAACCATACTCTACTTTCATAAACTCATCCTTCATCAGCAAATGATACATCAGGTTATAGATAGCATCCAGTGCTGATCCTTCTTTTTCCAAAGGTGCTATAAAACTACTCGTTAGCGCAGGTTTCATCAGTTCATTGATAATTGCCACTCCCATTTCGTCTTTATTTTTGAAATGGTAATAAAAGGCGCCTTTTGTTACCTGGGTAGTTGCTATAATATCATCAACACTGGTTGCCTTATACCCTTTCACATAAATTAACTCAAATGCTTTCTGTAAAATATTAATCCTTGTTGCCTCCGCCTTTTTCATCTGGATGTTTATTTTAATCGTTCAGTTCCCCACATTCAAAACCGTTCTCTTTCAGGAGTTGAATGATTGATCCTACAATTTCGGATTTAATTTCTATACGTAGTACATTATCACAATCCTCCAGATCAAAATTCCATTTGGTAAAGGCAAATACTTTGAGACAGATAACTACTTACCTGTTTTCATTATTGGCTTGTGGCGCAAGTATGTATTTATCAACATAAAAAGTTCCGAATGGTATAATACAGGCAACTAACACCTTCCACGAAACCCTGGAGAACTTCCATTTATACGTCACACCTACGCTGAGTGTAGTAACGACGAATAAGGTAAAAAGCAAACCATGAATAGGGCCCATTGTCTTTACCATGGCAGGCTGCCCACCCCAATACTTTAATGGCACAGCAATAAACACGAAAATCAGCAGGGAAATGCCTTCGAAAAATCCAATGATCCTCAGGCGTCCGATGGGCGTTTTGAAAAGTTGTAACATAACACTAAATAAGATTAAAATGATCTGAAATAAGGCCGGTGAGCCAATGGTGAAAAAGGCCATGGTATGGCGATCAATATGATCAATAGCGCCAGTGAAAACCATAGCAGTATCGTCCTGAATTTCAATTTATCTGTTTCCATCCGCTTTGCTTTGGCGGAGCCTATTGTGATTATGATAATAGCAATTACCATCAGCGCAATGTGTATATAACGAAAGTATGTATAACCTTCAAACCCATTATATCTTATAACAGGACTAATCATATAGAGGTAAAGACCGAGCATTAACTGTATGTGCGCAATGGTCGCAGTCAAATGTCTGAAAGTATTGTCAGTAGAGGAAAAAACCTTGTTTTCCCGCACGCCGTTCCAGGCCATTATTATACAATAAATAAGACTGATAAGTACAAAGTAACGGTTAATAGAATGTAATATTAAAATCGTCAGATACATAGTTAATCACTTGGAGAATGCAAAAGTAATACAAAAACATACTACTTAGTATGTTTTTGTAAAATTAAATAAAAAAGGCAGCGTTTCCGCTGCCTGCAATATTGTAATATCAGATCTTATATTGTTACGCTTTCGGGTAACGCATATTCAAATTGTTCCCTTTTGGCGATTAACTGCCCCCACCTCAAACAGGTAGCTCCCCATGAAAATCCTGCCCCAAATGTAGTGATCAGCAAATTCTGACCTGGTTCAAAATCTTCTGCAAAATCCCACAATACTAATGGTACTGTTGCCGAAGTTGTATTCCCGTATCTTTCTATATTGATCTTTACTTTTTCAAGTGGGATATTGAGTCTGTCGCTCACAGCCTGGATGATTCTCATATTTGCCTGGTGTGGAATGACCCAGTCAATTTCGTTTGCATCCAGGTCATTAAGATCCAGGGCTTCACCAGAGGCTGTAGCCATGGATTCTACCGCATTCTTAAATACCAGTGCCCCATGTTGTTTGATATAGTGCGCTCTGTTCTCTATAGTTTCATTCGTAGCAGGCAGTCTTGAACCACCAGCTGGTACCAGCAGCGCGTCATTTCCTGCGCCATCAGTTCTCAGTACACTATCCATTACCCCGTAGTCTTCAGTAGTAGGTTCGAGCAAAACTGCTCCTGCACCATCTCCAAAGAGAATACAGCTGTTTCTGTCCTTATAATCAACAATAGAGCTCATTTTATCTGCCCCAACCACAATGACTTTCCGGTACCTGCCACTTTCGATCAAACTGGCCCCCATAGTCAGACCAAACAGGAAACCACTGCAGGCCCCATTCAGGTCAAAACCGAAAGCATTGCTAAGTCCGCTCTTTTTACATACAAGGCTACTGGCTGGCGACAATAGATGGTCCGGAGTAGCAGTGGCCAGAATGACTGCCTCAATCTCTTCTGGTTTTACCTGGTAGGTATCCAGTAAGTTTCTGATGGCAGATGCTGCCAGATCTGAAGTAGCTTCATCTTCTGCGATTGCAATACGTCTTTCTTTAATACCTGTGCGCTGTTTGATCCATTCGTCGGAAGTATCTACGATTGTCGATAAAAACTCATTTGTCAAAATATTCGAGGGTACATAGCCTCCTAGTGCGCTGATGGTAGCTCTGATCTCCTTTCTCATTACATTAAATCTATCACAGAAAATTGGGATGCAAAGGTAACTCAAAGTAAGAGCAGTTGAACTTTTTTTTTCGCCAAATTTAGTTGGGATATGGCAAACTCATTGATTTTAAGTATTTATATATATAATATATCATCCAAAACCGTTAAATATCGAAATATTGCGATACATGGTTAACAAGTAAGGTTTATCTACCCAATATGGCAAAAGCCATCGCCCGGATTGCCATTTTGCAGGACCTGCATAAAGTAGCGTTCCCTTATGATTTTCGCTTTCGTATAAAACTGGCTTTTACAAATGGATAACTACACCATATCACCCCCAGGAATGGCAACTAAACAACCTGGCTTGAATTAAAAGATGGTGTATCAAAGTTAGATACACCATCTTTTAATTCAGATACCTAATTGAGTCAGATTCCATTTTATACGATTCTCAGGAGTTTCATTTATTATAACATACCCTCCTATTCTAATTACCATGGACAATTAGCCGGTGCCGGATAATATTCCTCACTGAAAAATTGCCCTGTCGGACCCTCATGCCCTATTAACGCATATTTAGCAATCCTTTGTCCTGCTTCTTCAGGTGTACTGGTACCCTGATGCCCCGTAAAATCAGTTTGCGTATACCCAGGACAAACAGCATTTACTTTAAACGCGGTATTCCGCAACTCATACGCCAGGCTCACCGTGTACATATTCAACGCTGACTTGGAAGACTGATATACTACATATCGCTTAGGATAATTGCTATTGTAAATATCCGCTGCCGCAGAAAGCGAAGCCATAGCCGTGCTTACATTTACAATACGAGGCTCTGGGGAGATTTTTAATAAATCAATGAAAGCCTGTGTCACCCTTACTACACCAAATACATTGGTATCATATACTTTCTGATACTGCTCTGCAGCCGTCTCCAATGCCGATTGCGCTAATACACCAGAAATGCCTGCATTGTTGACCAGGACATCTAAAGCACTGATTGCTTTTCTTGCTGCATCCACAGATGCCTGGCTGGTCACATCCAATTGTATTGCTGAAATATTAGTCAAACCTTCGGCATTCAGTTTTTCAACTGCCGCCTGGCCGTTTTCAGGATCACGGCTACCCAAATAAACAAAGACACCTTTTTGCGCAAGTATTTTTGCTACTTCAAAGCCAATACCTTTGTTAGCGCCTGTTATTAATGCTGATTTCATACCTTCTGATTTATGCAACGAAGGTAGCAGGCAGAAAAACAGCCGATGGGGACAAATCATTTTAATTGTGGGACAAATCCTGTAATTCGGACAGATAGGCGCTTACACTCTTGCCTGTACTTTTTTTGAAAACACGGGAGAAATAACGGGGGTCAGTAAAGCCCAGCTCATAAGCCAGTTCCTTCACTGATAACTTTGAATATTGTAATTTCCGCTGGGCTTCCAGCATAAGCCGGTTTGTGATCCACTCTTTTGGTGAAACGCCTGCAAATTCCTTTACAATACCATATAAGGTGCTTGAAGTTAATGCGAGTCTGTCCGCAATACCCTGCACATCATGCTGCTCAGAAAGGTTCGTTTCTACAGCCAATTTAAAGGCGATGTACTTTGATAGTTTGGATCCTGTATTCACCTCCTTACGTTCATACCGCTCAAAATAGGCGGTATTAAACTCAGTCAGTACTGCATGCAAATGTGCGAGGATCACTTCAGACTTTTTCTGTTTGCCGGGCGCGTGCAAAAGCTGAAATAGCCCGGCAAGAAGATTCTTTACCCGTTGCTGAGCAGTCTCGTCAAAAGAGATAGTATTGGCGTTATAAGGATTGACAAGGAACGGATAAGAACCTGGCAACAGCATCAGCGTGCTTTCATCAAAAGACAGCGCATATTGATGCATATTTTTATCATAAGGCAATTTGGTAAAAACCTGATTAGGCAAACCGTAGACCAGTCCACCATCCCCAACGGTAAATTGTTGCAGGTCAGCCACAAATGTGGCGGACCCCTTCACTATATATTGAAAATAGTAAAAGGAGAGCCTGTGAGGTTTTACCAAAATCGCCATCACATCCTCCGGTAGTTGGATAGCACAGTTTTCATTCAACGCGATAGCCAATTTATCGTGATGCCTGATTTTGTCCAACATGCCCCTCGTATCTTCCATATATGAGATAGTTTACTACAAAGATACAAATAGCTGATTGAGTTTTCCACCTGACATGGCCTCTTGCTGGAATATCGCAGCATCGCCTCTTGTAAGAAACACCTGTTTGTTTTGGGTAAGATTCCCCTAAAATAAAATAGGTGAACTCTATAATACGGTTATTTTTATTTGTATTTTGTTTATTATGAAAACAAACTACTGCCTGCTTTACCTGGGCATCCTATTATTCCACGGACTATTCTTAAAAAAGTCTTTAGCCCAAACCGCCAAACTACCCACCCAATGGACGAAAGCTGCGATGGCAGCAGCGGTGCCTTTTCCTGAATACCCACGTCCACAGTTAGGGCGAAAGGAATGGATGTGTTTGAATGGGAAATGGGATTATATAGGAGGTAAACAGGTGGCGAGTGCATTGAACCCTGTTAAACCGATTGCTTTTAGTGATAAAGCGGAAAAGATATTGGTGCCTTACTGTCCGGAATCTGTGCTGTCAGGCATCGAGCGGAATCAGGAGATTAATATGTGGTACCGCCGCACTTTTGAAATTCCTGCTTCATGGAAAGGGAAGCAAATCATACTCAACTTTGATGCAGTGGATCATGACGCGACCTTATTTGTCAATGGAGAAAAAGCCGGGGTGCATGCTGGTGGTTATAGTTCCTTTCATTTCAACATTACAAAATATCTAAAAGCTGGTACCAACACGATTGTCGTTGCGGCACATGACCCTAACGATGGCAGAACACCTTCCGGTAAAAACGGTCCACGGGGCGATTATACCTTTACATCAGGTATCTGGCAAAGTGTATGGCTGGAACCAGTCAGCGAGCATTATATTAAAAGTATCCGGCTATTACCTGACCTTGTCAACAACAGGCTCCAGGTATTTGTGGATGCAGATCCGGCACATGTAAAGGCTGTTGCATTGAATGGTACTGACGTGGTGTCTGAAAGTTCAGGGCGCTCCGGTACGCTACTATATGTACCAATAAAAGAATCTATATTATGGTCGCCCGATGATCCGTTTTTATATGATCTGAAAATAACCCTGACAGACAATAAAGGAAATATCACAGATGAAGTGAGCAGTTATTTTGGTATGCGTGATATAAAACTGGGTAAAGTAAATGGAGTGATAAGACCATTGCTCAATAATAAATTTGTGATGCAGGTTGGCTTACTGGATCAGGGTTATTGGCCGGATGGTATTTTGACAGCACCTACAGAAGAAGCGTTAAGATCTGATATCTCGTTTACAAAAAAAGCTGGTTTCAATTTAATCAGGAAACATATGAAGACTGAGCCTAAGCGATTTTACTATTGGGCAGACAAGCTCGGTTTATTAGTTTGGCAGGATATGCCGGCAATCTGGTATCAGCATGAAGATACGGCCAGGAATAGAAGCGTTTTCCGGAAGGAATTAGTAGATATGATGGATGATCTTTACAACTCCCCTTCTATTATTACCTGGGTACCGTTCAATGAAAACTGGGGAGCATTTGATGTAAAAGAAATGACTGATTGGGTGAAGAAGCTGGATCCTTCAAGGTTGGTAAATGGTAATTCAGGTTTTAATAATAACCCTGGGTACCAGGAGGCAGCAGGCGATCCGGGCAATGGAGATTTTGTAGATACACATATTTACGTGGGGCCATATGGGGCTTCTGTACCGGATGATAAGCGGGCAGCTTCGTTGGGTGAGTTTGGAGGTGTTGGCTTGTTTGTACGGGGGCATATGTGGCCGGTGGAGAATAATGCATATGCTTATGAACCGACTAAGGAGCGATTAACGGATAGTTATATACTTTTGATGGACCAGGTGGAGCAATTGATGAGGTATAAAGGATTGAGTGTAGCGATATATACGCAGACAACGGATGTGGAGCATGAGGTGAATGGGATGTTGACTTATGACAGGGAGGTGGAGAAAATGGATGTTAAGAGGATAAAGGAGGTGAATGAAGCGGT
This Chitinophaga sancti DNA region includes the following protein-coding sequences:
- a CDS encoding TetR/AcrR family transcriptional regulator encodes the protein MKKAEATRINILQKAFELIYVKGYKATSVDDIIATTQVTKGAFYYHFKNKDEMGVAIINELMKPALTSSFIAPLEKEGSALDAIYNLMYHLLMKDEFMKVEYGCPVANLASEMCPWNEDFNNVLNEVTEQWTKLMIATVERGKKSGTIRKDVNAKQVTMFVMSGYWGVRNFGKLANSRSPYTLYLKQLKYYLDTLKA
- a CDS encoding AraC family transcriptional regulator, whose protein sequence is MEDTRGMLDKIRHHDKLAIALNENCAIQLPEDVMAILVKPHRLSFYYFQYIVKGSATFVADLQQFTVGDGGLVYGLPNQVFTKLPYDKNMHQYALSFDESTLMLLPGSYPFLVNPYNANTISFDETAQQRVKNLLAGLFQLLHAPGKQKKSEVILAHLHAVLTEFNTAYFERYERKEVNTGSKLSKYIAFKLAVETNLSEQHDVQGIADRLALTSSTLYGIVKEFAGVSPKEWITNRLMLEAQRKLQYSKLSVKELAYELGFTDPRYFSRVFKKSTGKSVSAYLSELQDLSHN
- a CDS encoding SDR family oxidoreductase, coding for MKSALITGANKGIGFEVAKILAQKGVFVYLGSRDPENGQAAVEKLNAEGLTNISAIQLDVTSQASVDAARKAISALDVLVNNAGISGVLAQSALETAAEQYQKVYDTNVFGVVRVTQAFIDLLKISPEPRIVNVSTAMASLSAAADIYNSNYPKRYVVYQSSKSALNMYTVSLAYELRNTAFKVNAVCPGYTQTDFTGHQGTSTPEEAGQRIAKYALIGHEGPTGQFFSEEYYPAPANCPW
- a CDS encoding glycoside hydrolase family 2 protein, whose product is MKTNYCLLYLGILLFHGLFLKKSLAQTAKLPTQWTKAAMAAAVPFPEYPRPQLGRKEWMCLNGKWDYIGGKQVASALNPVKPIAFSDKAEKILVPYCPESVLSGIERNQEINMWYRRTFEIPASWKGKQIILNFDAVDHDATLFVNGEKAGVHAGGYSSFHFNITKYLKAGTNTIVVAAHDPNDGRTPSGKNGPRGDYTFTSGIWQSVWLEPVSEHYIKSIRLLPDLVNNRLQVFVDADPAHVKAVALNGTDVVSESSGRSGTLLYVPIKESILWSPDDPFLYDLKITLTDNKGNITDEVSSYFGMRDIKLGKVNGVIRPLLNNKFVMQVGLLDQGYWPDGILTAPTEEALRSDISFTKKAGFNLIRKHMKTEPKRFYYWADKLGLLVWQDMPAIWYQHEDTARNRSVFRKELVDMMDDLYNSPSIITWVPFNENWGAFDVKEMTDWVKKLDPSRLVNGNSGFNNNPGYQEAAGDPGNGDFVDTHIYVGPYGASVPDDKRAASLGEFGGVGLFVRGHMWPVENNAYAYEPTKERLTDSYILLMDQVEQLMRYKGLSVAIYTQTTDVEHEVNGMLTYDREVEKMDVKRIKEVNEAVIRAGNELKTGK
- a CDS encoding DUF3817 domain-containing protein, yielding MLQLFKTPIGRLRIIGFFEGISLLIFVFIAVPLKYWGGQPAMVKTMGPIHGLLFTLFVVTTLSVGVTYKWKFSRVSWKVLVACIIPFGTFYVDKYILAPQANNENR
- a CDS encoding beta-ketoacyl-ACP synthase III, whose amino-acid sequence is MRKEIRATISALGGYVPSNILTNEFLSTIVDTSDEWIKQRTGIKERRIAIAEDEATSDLAASAIRNLLDTYQVKPEEIEAVILATATPDHLLSPASSLVCKKSGLSNAFGFDLNGACSGFLFGLTMGASLIESGRYRKVIVVGADKMSSIVDYKDRNSCILFGDGAGAVLLEPTTEDYGVMDSVLRTDGAGNDALLVPAGGSRLPATNETIENRAHYIKQHGALVFKNAVESMATASGEALDLNDLDANEIDWVIPHQANMRIIQAVSDRLNIPLEKVKINIERYGNTTSATVPLVLWDFAEDFEPGQNLLITTFGAGFSWGATCLRWGQLIAKREQFEYALPESVTI